From Thalassospiraceae bacterium LMO-JJ14:
TGTTGGCAATGGCACCGGCGACGGCACGCGCAGAACCGGGGCGCCCGATGTGCGCCGCCAGTGCGCCGTAAGACATGACACCGCCTTCTGGGATACGTAACAGGGCTTCCCAGACTTTGACCCGGAAAGGCGAGCCCCGCAATAACAGCTTCAGTTCGGGCTTCGGGCTGTCATAGGCAAAGGCGCGCTCGGCATAAGGTGCCGTCGCGGCATCGTCGTGAACCCAGTCCGCGCATTCCCATCCGGCTTTCTGTTCGGCCAAAACCGATTCGCGGTTATCGACAACGAAGGATATCCCGGTCAGGCCCCGCGCGTTTACGACAATCAGACATTCTCCGAAAGGTGAAGGGTGGAACCCGTATCGGAACGTCAGGCCCTCGCCCCGGCTTTTGAATTCCCCCGGCGTCACGGCGTCGATGCTGACGAAAAGATCATGCAGACGGCCGGGTCCGGAAAGGCCCGCATCGAAGGCGGTATCAAGAACGTTCGTTGACTGCCTGAGGCGCGATTTCGCGTCTTCCAGGGTGATCGCCTTGAGGAATTTTTTGGGGCTGACGCCGGCCCATTCACTGAATGTGCGTTGCAGGTGATGCGGACTCATGCCGATATGCGTGGCGACATCATCCAGTTCCGGCTGCTCAAGCCTGTTTTCATGAATATATGCAATCGCCCGGGCGATCTGCGTATAAAGCCGGGCTTGGGTTTTCGATACTGATTGCGTGCCGTTATCGGACATATGATCGGTTGTCCTGTGTGCCGTCATGTCGGGATCCTTATTCACGTCCCTGCCTTCAGGGGATTTCCCAACATAATGACTGGATTGTACAGGCCCACCCGAAACTTGATAAAATGACCGCGCAGGGGCAAAAAATCAGGGCTCGAAGTCGGTAATGACCCGCTCTTTCGGAAACGTTACACGGACGGCTGTCCCCTTACCCAGATCGCTTTTGATCGACAGCTTCGCCTGATGCAACTCCGCCAGTCTCCGGCTTAATGGAAGACCGAGGCCGGCACCTTCATGCTCGCGTGTCATTGAATTTGCGACCTGGCCGAATGGCTCAAGTGCGACCCTGATGTTTTCCTCATCCATGCCGGCGCCTGTATCCGCGACCTCCATCGAAATTGATCCGTCTTCGTTTGCGTACCAGCCGAATGTAATCTCATCATTGGTGCTGGTGAATTTGATGGCATTCGTCATCAGGTTGAGGATGATCTGTTTGATCCGGGTTTCGTCGGCAAACAGCCGGACTTTCGGCGGCCTTTCATGATTGGTGATCTTTGTGCCGGCCCGGCGGGCGCGTTCGCTGATCATGCGCAGGCATTCTTCACTCAATTCACGCAGGCATAGCGCTTCTTCATCAAGCTTTAACTCGCCCACTTCGATCTTCGAGATGTCGAGAATGTCGGATATCAGTCTGAGCAAGTGCCTGCCCGACCGGTTGATGTCCGATAAATATTCGTTGACGCTGCCCGCGCCGAGCGTTTGGAAATCTGTCGAAATCAGCAATTCGGAAAACCCGATGATGGAATTCAGCGGGGTTCGCAGCTCATGCGACATGTTTGCCAGAAAATCGGTTTTGGCGCGGTTTGCAAACTCCGCTTCTTCCTTGGCGCTGATCAATGCCAGCTGCGCTTTCTTCAGTTCCGTAATGTCACTGCTGACCATCACGGTATGGCCGCTTTTCAGTGTCACGACCTCGACCAGGCGCCAGTGACCATCCGTTCGCTCAACTTCCAGGCTGCCGTGTGGATCGCGTTTGTTTTGATTCCATTTTTCGATCCAGGCGTCCTCGCGCTCTTTCACGCCGGCGATAATGTTATATTCGAGTGCAGCGCGCGCCCAGGCTTCATAGCCGAATCCGGGCATGGCGATCCCGCGAATGAAAGGATTGCCGACGCGGATCGTGCTGTTGGTCAGGACCAGATTGTCATCCGGATCGAATATCGCGATGCCGGCGGCACTTCGGTCAAGGGCCTGACTCAAGAGATCGCTGTAGGATTCCGCGCTGTCCCAGTCGGTAATATCCGTGTACGTCGTGACAAAGCCATCATTGCTCGGCAAGGGCTTGCCGACGATTGCAATGACGGTGCCGTCTGGGCGAATGCGTTGAAACGAGTGGGGCTGAAACAACTGGGCGAGATCGACGCGTTCCTGTATCTGCTGATCTATGTCCCCCGGCCCGTATTCACCGCGTTCCGCGTTGTAGCGGATAAAATCGGCGAACGGCCGCGGCAGAACGTCATAATCAGGCGGGAAATCGAGAAGTTTTATAAACTGCTTATTGCACAGCACGATGGAAAGCTGGCCATCAACCAGCTTCGTAACACTCAAGCCTTGGCTCATTGAATCAAGGCTCTGTTGGACAAAATCCATGCCGATAAGCTCGGAATAGATATCCTTTGTCTGATCCGTGTCCACTTTTTGCTTCCGTCCCAGCGTCCCGGGAACGACAGTAGCCGATAAATAGCCGGAAATCGATGTATTCCGTAATAGACGGAACGTCTGCACGAAACCGGCAGCGATGGACAGGCTGGCAGGAAAGGAATAATGGAATGGTGCTGCCGGAGAGATTCGAACTCTCGACCTCCCCCTTACCAAGGGGGTGCTCTACCCCTGAGCCACGGCAGCCCCTGAAGTGCGGCGGAACATGCCACAGGGTTTCGATAGAGGCAAGGCCGGAGACAACGTTGAATGACGAAATCTGAACCCCCCGGAAATACGGACAGGCCTTCACCCAAGTCGGGCGGCAAGGAAGACCGGCGTGTCCGTGCTGCCCGGGCTCTGCGGGAAAACCTGAAAAAGAGAAAACAGCAGTTAAAGGCCCGGGAAAAGCCTGAAAAATAGCTATCCACGTCATATTCGCGCCATATCCGACCTGCATACCTGACTTTATACTGGCTCTTACTTGCACCGGCGGGGCGGGTCGCCTACAAGCCGATACAAACTGGCCGATACAAACTGTACGGGATGATTTGAGGAACATATGGATCGCATTCGTATCACCGGCGGGCGGCCGCTGAATGGGGAGATTGAAATCGGCGGTGCCAAGAACGCGGCGTTGCCTTTGCTGGCGTCTTCGATTTTGACGCCGGGAACGCTGGTGCTCGAAAACCTGCCGATCGTTGCCGACATACGTGCAATGGCCCTGCTTCTCGCCGAGCTGGGCGTGCAAACCGAGATGGATGCGGAAAGACGCGCTATATCCATGGTTGGCGATAACATCACCGAAACCACGGCACCGTATGACATTGTGCGCAAGATGCGCGCATCCGTGCTGGTGCTGGGGCCTTTGCTGGCCCGTTTCGGCAAAGCCCGTGTCAGCCTGCCGGGCGGTTGCGCCATCGGCACACGGCCTGTCGATCTGCACCTTAAAGCCCTTGAGCAGATGGGGGCGAAGATCGAACTGAGCGGCGGTTATATTAATGCTCATGTGAATGGTCGCCTTAAGGGCACGCATATTCTGTTTCCGTCCATTACCGTGGGCGGCACCGAGAACATTCTGATGGCGGCGGTGCTGGCC
This genomic window contains:
- a CDS encoding bifunctional helix-turn-helix domain-containing protein/methylated-DNA--[protein]-cysteine S-methyltransferase, whose product is MTAHRTTDHMSDNGTQSVSKTQARLYTQIARAIAYIHENRLEQPELDDVATHIGMSPHHLQRTFSEWAGVSPKKFLKAITLEDAKSRLRQSTNVLDTAFDAGLSGPGRLHDLFVSIDAVTPGEFKSRGEGLTFRYGFHPSPFGECLIVVNARGLTGISFVVDNRESVLAEQKAGWECADWVHDDAATAPYAERAFAYDSPKPELKLLLRGSPFRVKVWEALLRIPEGGVMSYGALAAHIGRPGSARAVAGAIANNLIGYVIPCHRVIRDNGMITGYRWDPVRKSAILGLEAVRMQETGLETAAHTP
- a CDS encoding PAS-domain containing protein translates to MDFVQQSLDSMSQGLSVTKLVDGQLSIVLCNKQFIKLLDFPPDYDVLPRPFADFIRYNAERGEYGPGDIDQQIQERVDLAQLFQPHSFQRIRPDGTVIAIVGKPLPSNDGFVTTYTDITDWDSAESYSDLLSQALDRSAAGIAIFDPDDNLVLTNSTIRVGNPFIRGIAMPGFGYEAWARAALEYNIIAGVKEREDAWIEKWNQNKRDPHGSLEVERTDGHWRLVEVVTLKSGHTVMVSSDITELKKAQLALISAKEEAEFANRAKTDFLANMSHELRTPLNSIIGFSELLISTDFQTLGAGSVNEYLSDINRSGRHLLRLISDILDISKIEVGELKLDEEALCLRELSEECLRMISERARRAGTKITNHERPPKVRLFADETRIKQIILNLMTNAIKFTSTNDEITFGWYANEDGSISMEVADTGAGMDEENIRVALEPFGQVANSMTREHEGAGLGLPLSRRLAELHQAKLSIKSDLGKGTAVRVTFPKERVITDFEP